The Oceaniferula marina region TGTCATGTGCATCTTGTCGGGGATGGTTCGTCGGGTAGCGGGTGTTGGTTTGAATTGCCAACGTTGTGGAAGCGGTTTTTAGCGAAACAGATGATCAAAGGCTTGGGGCTTCCCATGTCGGTTTTGGAATCGGAGATGGATGAGCGCTATGCGGAAAATCTGGTCATGCAGATTGAGCTGAGTGATTTGGATGCGGCGGTGGTGTTGGCGCAGGATCTTGCCTATGATCGAGAGGGGAGGCCGCTTGACGGGGCTCAGTTTTACATTCCGAACGAGTGGGTGGCAGCGTTGGCGAAAAAGTATCCCGAGCAGGTGATTCCAGCTTGTTCGATTCACCCTGGGCGTTCCGATGCGATGGATGAACTGGAGCGATGTATTGATGCTGGGATGCCTGTGATGAAGTTATTACCGAATTGTTTGAATATTGATTACGATGACGACCGGTATCTACCGTTTTGGCAGAGGGTGGCGGATGCGGGGATGATTTTATTATCCCACACGGGTGGAGAAATGACGGTGAAGGTTTACGACCCTAGTTTCGGGGATCCAAAGAAATTGGCAACAGTCTTGGATTGTGGCGTCACGGTGATTGCCGCTCATGCGGCGGGCCGCAGTGGGCTGTTTGACCCGGACTGGACGGAGGATTTGATCGCAATGTTTGGTCGCTATCCGCATCTTTATACGGATAACAGTGCGTTGTGTACACCCAACCGGGCGAGAACTTTGAAGCATCTTTTTTCTGAAGACGTTCAATCAAGGGTGATTCATGGCAGTGATTATCCGGTCCCGGTGTCAGGGTTTGGCCCGTGGATGGTCGGGAAGCTAGGCTGGTCTCAGTACCGTGCATTGAGCCAGGAAAAAAACATATTGCAGCACGATTTGATGCTGAAACGCGAGATGGGATTTGATGCCGGGGTCTTTACCCGGATGGATGCCTTGTTGCAGCGGGGCTGAGAGCTTGGAGTTGATGCCGGAGCGGGCGATGGTGCCGGCCAACGGAGGCTGTCGGAGATGGATGTCATTTTCCATTCGCAGAATCTTCGAACGCGTCGATATTCATGCAAGCAAACATGAAACACAACGCTCTGATTTTTGATTTTGATGGCACTATCGCAGATACGCTAATGGAAGGTGTCGGTATCTACAACACGATGGCGGAAGAATATGGCTTGTTAAAAGTCGAGCCCGCAGATTTGCCCGAACTCAGGAACTTGAGTGCTGCTGGCTTGTTTCGTCATTTGGGCATTTCAGCCCATCGCGTGCCCAAGTTGTTATACCGTGGGACGCGGATGTTGCGTGGGCGGATTGCCAACCTTCCCTTGATCCAAGGGATGGCGGAAACGTTACCGAAGTTGCGGAGTCGGGTGAGTCATTTTGGAATTCTGACATCCAACTCAGTCGATAATGTCGGCTTGTTTTTGCAGTCCCATCGTCTCGACCCCTTGTTCACCTTTGTTTCTTCGACGTCCAAACTGAGTGGTAAGTCCAAGCATTTGAAGAGCATCCGGAAATCCTATAACATGGATCGATCCAAGATGTTGTATATCGGGGATGAGATCCGGGACATCCGAGCCGCAAAAAAAGCCGGAGTGGCAGTGGCTGCGGTAGCCTGGGGTTTTAACAGCAAACCAGCACTGGAGGCTGAGCAGCCGGATTATTTATTAAGCCACCCTGACGAGTTGGATCTGTTATTGGGTTAAGATCTTTTCCTTACTCGGGTTTTTCCGGTATGGGTTTGTTAGGAAGCAGCAGCGAAAAGAGGTCGGCATCGACGACTTGTTCGTTCCCGAGGAAGTCAATCAGCAGTTTGACCCGTTCGTGTGCGGGTCGGATTTCCACTACTTTTCCAGACATGCCTTGCAGGGCACCGTGGGCGATTTCGACTTCGTCACCGGTCTGGATGATGGGTTGCAGGGTGAGCATGCCTTCTTCTTCGGATTCACACTCGCTGATGTATTGGTGGAGTTCGTCGATGAAGGTGTCCGAAATGGCTGGGACTTCGTTGCCAAATCTGAGCAGGCACATCACTCCTTGGGTATGGATGACCGCGCGCTCGAACTCCTTGCGGATGAATTTGGCAAAGATGTAGCCCGGGAACATGGCTTCAACCCACCAGACTTTACCTCTTCGAGTGGCTTTTTTATAGCGGAGTCGGGGACAAAAGGTTTCGACGCCTTCGAGTTGGTTCAGGGCTTTGGAGGCAAGGTGTTCACGCTTGCTCTGGGTTCGGACACAGTACCACAGCGGGGAGTCTTCCTCGTTGGAATTGGATTCATCCATGCGAAAAGGAAAGGGAGTCTAAAAGTTGGTTAGGGTCTGTGTTGCCAGTGAAGTTTAGCTTATTTGCCAAGAAACTTCTGCAGGAGTGGAAGGACAAGATTGGCTTTTTTTGACCAACGTTCAAGCCTAACCACTCGCTCATCGTAAAATTCCCGGAGTTCGGGGTCGTCGATGGCCTCGACTTCCATTTCCAGTGTTTTGAGTTTTTCTTTTCCGCTTTTCAAATGGGGGCGGATCTCCTCGCGCAGGAAACCACCGACGATTTTTTTCAGCTCGACGTCTGCTTCGTAGTAGGTTTTCCGATCATCCGGCGTGGAGACTTCCCTTACGGCACCCAGCGTCCGGAGCATCCGCAATCCCTGACTGGTCGACCCTTTGCTGATGCCAATTCTGTCGATGATATCGAACATGGTCATGGGCTGCCGTGCGCAGTAGAGCACACCATAAATTTCCCCCACGGATTTCGGTAGCCCCAGCATTTTTACCCCATCCTGGAAAAAGGAAATCAGACGGGTGTCGATCGATAAGGTGTCTGGAGGTGGGCAGTCTTGGGTGCTCATGCCGTGAGTATAGCGGGCTTGGTATCATTGTTCAATTTTTTTTGAACAAGTTGTGTTTGTTGCCCCCTGCTTGCTACCGGTGTCGTTTGAGCTGGTGAAAAAAATCAATTGTAGGATTGCCAGTGGTGATTATTTGGCTAGATTTACACATTGTAACTATTCACATTATCAAAATACATTAACGAATGAAAACCGCACTTCAACTTGCTTTGCTCGCCTCGATCGCTCTCTTGACTGCTTCATGCTGCTGCATGTTCTGATGATAAGCGGTCTTTATGACCGGGGAGGTTTTGGCTGACAAATCCGGCAATGCTTGTACACTGCCTATTTGTCAGACTTTTAATTATATGCAAACTCCCCATGAAATGTTGGCAACCTTTGTGTTGCTATGGGCTGTCATTGATCCGGTAGGAACAGTGCCTGTGTTTATATCGGCCAGTCAGGGGCATTCGGCCGCTGAAAAAAGGAAAATTGCCAAGATTGCGGCCTTGTCGGCAGCTGGCATTTTGCTGTTTTTTGTGGTGATTGGCGAGGTGATGTTGCTTGCGATGGGGGTTCCCTTGTTGGCTTTCCAGATTGCCGGCGGCTTGATTCTGTTTCTCTTTGCGCTGACGATGATCTTTGGTGAGAGCAAGCCGGAGGGAGAAGTCAAGGCGATCGGTAAATTGCAAGATACGGCGGTGTTTCCGCTGGCGACGCCTTCAATTGCTTCGCCTGGAGCGATGATGGCTGTCGTGTTGATGACCGAGAACGGAAGTCACTCTTTGTTGCACCAATTGACGACAGTGATTTTGATGTTTGTGGTGATTGGCGTGGCCTACCTTCTGATGCGTTTTGCTGGAGAAATCTCCCGGATTATCGGCTCGGGAGGTGCCAGCATCGTGAGTCGGGTGATGGGGATGATTCTGGCTTCGATTGCTGCGACCAATGTGCTTGAGGGCATCAAGGAGTACTACCATTATTAAAATTTACGCCTGAGGGCTCCCTTTAGTTGGTTTTGCATAAAAACCAGAGTTTGATGCTTGCGTGGGATTTTGATATCGTTAGGATCCGCCGTGAAATGCGTTCCGGAATCGTTTGGTCCTTCCTGTTAGTTCAGACCTCTTCATGGATGGTGACAGCCCAGGAGGCTGTGCCAGCAAGGTCTGCTGGATCCCATTCGGAAGTGTCGGAGCCTCATCGCGAGCCCGCCTCAGGTGAGAAGGCTTCAGCTCGATCCAATTCTGCGGTTGTTGTGGATTATGGTCCGGCGTTTGAGCGTTTGATCAAGTTGGGGCTGCCAGACGCCAAAGGGGCGAAGTATGTCAAGTTGACTTTGCATGGTGAGGCCGGGCAAGAGGCGCAGATGATGCAGTATCAATCCGGTATGGGAGGACGGGCGAAAACCGGAGCGAAAGGGGATGCTTGGTTATTGCCGTCCGCCAAAGGTGATGATGGTTTGGCTCAATTGATTCACGCGGGTTATGGAACCGTCAAGGTGAAGAAAAAGCAAAAACGTGGGGGGCTGATGCGTTTGTTGGTGGGACCTGAAAAAGCCACGAAAGCAGGGGGGATTGCCGGTGATTGGACCGAGCAGGATGTGGCTGCTGATGCCAAGAAGATCATTGAGGCGATTGAGAGCCAGAGGGGGGAAAACAAGATGTTGGACCCTGACCGTTGGGAGTATTCCAGTGATGGTGCGCTTTGGTGTTCCGGGGTTTTGGTGCAGGCCTGCCATATGTATCGTGCCGGCCATACGAAGGAAGCCAATCAGATTGTAGCGAAGTTGATGGAGTTGGCTCCCAAGCCGGTCCTGGTGATCGATTACGTGGTTAACTCGTTGGCAACACGATCATACAAGGCATTGGCCGAGGAGTTTTTTAAAACCAAAGACTGGGTGGCTTACCGTGATGGGGCAAAGGAGATGCTGCAATCCTTTACCCGAGGCTGGAAGGCCAAAGAGGGGGTGGAAATGTTGGTCGAGCAGTTGGATCGGCGGATCAAGGGCGAGAAACCAAAGATCAAAGCGCTTAAAGGTGTTACGCTCAAGCCTCAGGCCATTGCGGTTCTGGACGGATTGCTGCAACGAGAGGATGAAATTGTGGTCGATGGCCCGATGATGTGGGTGTTTGGATCGGCCACCTTGAAGCAATGTGCGAGAGATCCCAATGTGGGGTATTATCTTCAACCATCGAAGCAGAAGTGGATCAATGAGCTGATTGAGATGGGACCTGATGCGGTGATTGCTTTGGCGTCTGCTGCGACAGATCACTCGCTGATGGCATCCCAACTCGGATCGGGTAATGACAGGTATTCCGACTACGAGCGTATGCGCTATTCCATGATGGGATCCTCCGATGGCGGCGCGGCTACAGCCCAGTACAATACCTTGTTGCGCCCCTGCAGTCGCGGTGAAATCGCGAGGAAGCTTTTAGTGAAAACCTTGCCCGACAGCGGCAATGACTTGTCGTCCAGCACTGCGGAAGAATTGCAATCGATCGCCTATCAATGGTGGTTGAAGCACCGGTCGGCATCCGAGGCTCAACTTGCGAAGCATTTTCTTGAGGAGGGATCCAGTAATCAAAGACGGATCGCCGTGGTGATTCTCATCAAATCCGGTGAGCCAAGTTCTTTCAAGCTGGTGGAAGAGTATATCCTTGGCTCTGAGGAAATGGATGACCAACTCGGGAATGCCACGCTGTATTTGAAAGCTCGGCGTGGGAAAGCACGCAAGTTTTATGATCAGTTTGCCAAGGCGCTTAAAGAGGAGGCGGATGGCCAGGATGAGGACTATCTGAGTTGGGAAATTCGTCAGGCTGGCGGAGTGGACAAGTATCTCAAAAAGCTGGAGGTCTATGTCAATGATGTTTCGGCTGAGAAGATTTTGGCAGACATGCGTTCTGGGAAGCTGCAGGGGAAGGAGGGCGTCGAAATGCTGAAAGCGGCTGAGACTGAGGGTGATTTACTGAAGCATTTACCAGCACTCGTGAGCATTGCCCGGAAGCAGAAGGAAGTTGAGCAGCAGGTGGAACTCATCGAGCAAGTGAACAACCATTTGAGTGCCCTTTATCGAGAGAAAGGCAGTGGGGAAGCCGTTGATCAAGCCAACGCCTATCAAACGTCGATCTTTGCCATGCTGGAACAATCAAAAGATGACTGGCAGTGGTTTCTGCAGCAGACTGAGCCGGTTTCAGGAGAGCAAAGGGCTGAGCTGTTGAATGGAGCACCGAGTGTGGCTGCCTACATGGCCTGGCAAATGGAGTTCCTGTATTTTCCGCAGCATCAGCGGGTGATGTATGCCTTGAATCGGGTCATTGAGGCTGACGAGTTGTGGGCCTTTGGATTGAAGCGTGCACAGGCCGTACTGGACGAAGGGGCAAGTGCTTATTTCCCGGATGTAGAATCGGTGAAAGAAAGCCGTAGAGCTCAAATCCGCAAGGAACTGAAATCTTTAAGTGCAGATGAAATTCTACCCTATCAGGAAAAACTGAGTATGGATGAAAAGCTTGCTTGGGGTGATATCCTGACTGGTTTCGGAGAAAACCTTCCGTCCGGGATTGTCGAATTACGCAAGCGGGTGATCAAGGTGAATTGGCCGGATGTAAAGGAACAGGATCAGGAGATGAAAAAATCTCTGGAATCTTTATGTGCTGGCAAAGAGGTGAATGAAGCAATGTTGGATGGCATACTGAAGTTGACTTTGGATCACGCCGCGACGCATTACCTCCATGCTGTCTTTATTCAGAGCGCGGGGGAGAATGGTTTTGGCTTCAAGGTGCAGGTTGGCAAAGGGGATTGGTCTCAGCAAATGAAGGACATTGCTTTTGATGATTTGGGAGAGGATTTGCAGGCTGGAAAACTTAAAAAGGTGGCGGTTATGTTTACTTACGGTGACGGGGAGACCTCCATGGCGCATTTGCGCGAAACCGATGTGAAAGAGGATGAGGCAGCGCGTAAAAAAATGAAGGATGAGTTTCTGAAAAAATCAGCCCAAGGAGAAGCCGCCTATCTCGTTTATATATCTGAGACATCCGAGTCATACGTCAAGCGCATGTCCGAAGAAGAGGAAGATGATTTTTAAATCCATCACAAAGCACCAACTACTAAGTCGAAATCAACAATCATGAGTGAAAGCAATGAACCCGCCGCCGAGTGGGAAAAAATCCAGGAATCCGTAGCCGAAATCCGGCGTCAGACGGCCCGTGTCATCGTCGGCCAGGAGGCCGTGGTTGAGGAGATGTTAGTCTCATTGTTATGCCGTGGGCATTGTCTGTTGACCGGGGTGCCCGGTCTGGCCAAAACCTTGCTGGTGTCGACCTTGGGCCAAATCCTCGGTTTGAAATTCAATCGGATTCAGTTCACCCCGGATTTGATGCCCACCGATATTGTGGGGTCTGAAATCCTACAGACCGGCGACGCTGGAGGCCGCGAGTTTGAATTTGTGCATGGCCCGATTTTTGCCAACCTCATCCTTGCGGATGAGATTAACCGGACCCCGCCCAAAACTCAGGCCGCTTTGTTGGAGGCAATGCAGGAAAAGCAGGTGACCGTCATGGGCCAGAGCCGCCAGTTGGATGAACCCTTTATTGTGTTTGCTACTCAGAACCCGATCGAACACGAAGGAACGTATCCTCTTCCGGAAGCGCAGCTTGACCGCTTTTTCTTCAATGTGATGATCGACTATCCATCGATCCAGGATGAAGAGGAAATCATCCACCGGACAACTGGTCGGGTGGCGGATCAGGCGGAAACCATTCTCGATGCCGAGGGTGTGTTAGCTCTGCAGGATGCAACCCACGATGTGCCACTGCCAGACAACGTCGTGAAGTACATTTTGAAAGTGGTTCATCGTTCGCGACCCCATACGGATGCTGCGACCGATTTTATTAATAACTATGTGGATTACGGTGCGGGGCCACGGGCATCGCAGTGTCTTGCCCGGGCATCTCGAGCTTTGGCCTTGTTGCGTGGTCGCAGTGCGGCATCGATTGAAGAGGTCAAGGATGTGGCCTTGCCGGTTCTGCGGCATCGCGTCATCCCTAACTACAATGCAACAGGTGAAGGGATCAGTGTGGAAGATGTCATTGGCAAGCTGCTCGCAGATTAGACGGCTGTCAGCCATCACGCGTCATTAGCCACTTATTATTCTCTAACGTGTCCCAGACCCAGTATCGATTTATCCGCCCGGAAGACATCCGGCGCTTGAGCCATTATGAATTTGGCGTCAAGGCGCTGGTCGAGGGTTATCTATCGGGGCGTCATCGCTCACGTGAGCGCGGGGCATCGATTGAGTTCAAGGAATACCGGCAGTATGTTCCAGGGGATGATCTGGCATTGGTTGATTGGCGGGTGTTTGCCCGGACCGACCGGCATTATTTGCGGACGTTTGAGCAGGAAACCAACATGGAGTGCCATATCTTTTTGGATAGTTCGGCATCGATGGGGTTTCAGGATGAAGGACCAATCACGAAACTGGAATACGCATCTTTTTTTGCCGCGTGTTTGGCCTGGTTGGTGGTTTCAAAAAACGACCGGGTTTCGCTGCAGTTGTTTGACGATAAGATCCGGCAGTTTTTCGAGCCAGGATCGACTCGTCGGCATTTACATCAGCTGCTGACGGCATTGGAGAATAATCAACCCGGCAACAAAACGTCGCTGGCCGAGGCCTTGCACCGTGCCCACCCATTGATTAAACGCAAGGGGACTTTGGTTGTGATTTCCGATTTCTTTGACGACCCCGAGGAAATTTTCAAAGCGCTGAACCCCTATCTACACCGTGGCTTTCGGGTGCATCTGTTCCATGTCCTTGACCCGGCGGAAATGAACCTGCCGGACCGTGGATTGTCCCGGTTCATTGATATGGAAACCGATGACCGACTGGTGGTGCATACTCAAACCCTCCGGGAGGCCTGGAAACAGGAAATGCGACGCCACACCCAGGTGTTGCGGCGCCTCTCAGCCAGCCGCCAAGTGGATTACGCTCTCACGAACACTCGTGACAGCTGGTTTAAGCTTTTTGATCGACTTGCCTAACGAAACTTTTACATGAACTTCCTTCTCGCAAATCCGGCATGGCTTTGGCTGCTTTCGTTAGTAGTCCTGCCGGTGCTGGTGCATTTGTTTGCCCGGAGTAATCCTCCGAAGTATGCTTTTTCCGATACGGCTTTCTTGCGTCGGATCATGAAAAAGACGGCCCGGATGCGCAAGCCTCAGGACTGGTTGCTTTTGCTTTTACGCACCTTGGCGGTGCTAGCCCTGTTGTTTGTGTTTTTGCAGCCTTTGCTTACCAGTGACAAGCCAACGGTCGGCGGGAGTAAAACCACGGTTTATTTGGTCGACCGCTCCGCCTCCATGGCATGCAAGGACGGGGCCTCCAGCCGATTTGCCTCGGCCTGTGGAAAAGTTGGGGAATTGTTAGCTGCGGGTGATGTGGATCAGGCGAATGTGGTGTGGATCGATGCCGAGCCCGACGCCTTGTTTCCCCAGCCTGGCCCCAATCTTGATTTTATTGGTGAATCGTTAAAGCGGACTGAGGTCAACCAGGAAGCCGGTGCCATTTCGGCGGCACTTAAGTTGGCGATTAATCAGTTGGAGCAAGTTCAGGGTGAGCGTGAGTTGGTGGTGCTTTCCGATTTCCAATCGTCGGCATGGAAGGAGTTTGCCTTGAAGGTGCCG contains the following coding sequences:
- the nusG gene encoding transcription termination/antitermination protein NusG, whose protein sequence is MDESNSNEEDSPLWYCVRTQSKREHLASKALNQLEGVETFCPRLRYKKATRRGKVWWVEAMFPGYIFAKFIRKEFERAVIHTQGVMCLLRFGNEVPAISDTFIDELHQYISECESEEEGMLTLQPIIQTGDEVEIAHGALQGMSGKVVEIRPAHERVKLLIDFLGNEQVVDADLFSLLLPNKPIPEKPE
- a CDS encoding HAD hydrolase-like protein — encoded protein: MKHNALIFDFDGTIADTLMEGVGIYNTMAEEYGLLKVEPADLPELRNLSAAGLFRHLGISAHRVPKLLYRGTRMLRGRIANLPLIQGMAETLPKLRSRVSHFGILTSNSVDNVGLFLQSHRLDPLFTFVSSTSKLSGKSKHLKSIRKSYNMDRSKMLYIGDEIRDIRAAKKAGVAVAAVAWGFNSKPALEAEQPDYLLSHPDELDLLLG
- a CDS encoding GbsR/MarR family transcriptional regulator: MSTQDCPPPDTLSIDTRLISFFQDGVKMLGLPKSVGEIYGVLYCARQPMTMFDIIDRIGISKGSTSQGLRMLRTLGAVREVSTPDDRKTYYEADVELKKIVGGFLREEIRPHLKSGKEKLKTLEMEVEAIDDPELREFYDERVVRLERWSKKANLVLPLLQKFLGK
- a CDS encoding MarC family protein, with protein sequence MQTPHEMLATFVLLWAVIDPVGTVPVFISASQGHSAAEKRKIAKIAALSAAGILLFFVVIGEVMLLAMGVPLLAFQIAGGLILFLFALTMIFGESKPEGEVKAIGKLQDTAVFPLATPSIASPGAMMAVVLMTENGSHSLLHQLTTVILMFVVIGVAYLLMRFAGEISRIIGSGGASIVSRVMGMILASIAATNVLEGIKEYYHY
- a CDS encoding DUF58 domain-containing protein, with translation MSQTQYRFIRPEDIRRLSHYEFGVKALVEGYLSGRHRSRERGASIEFKEYRQYVPGDDLALVDWRVFARTDRHYLRTFEQETNMECHIFLDSSASMGFQDEGPITKLEYASFFAACLAWLVVSKNDRVSLQLFDDKIRQFFEPGSTRRHLHQLLTALENNQPGNKTSLAEALHRAHPLIKRKGTLVVISDFFDDPEEIFKALNPYLHRGFRVHLFHVLDPAEMNLPDRGLSRFIDMETDDRLVVHTQTLREAWKQEMRRHTQVLRRLSASRQVDYALTNTRDSWFKLFDRLA
- a CDS encoding amidohydrolase family protein; translation: MSLRTIDCHVHLVGDGSSGSGCWFELPTLWKRFLAKQMIKGLGLPMSVLESEMDERYAENLVMQIELSDLDAAVVLAQDLAYDREGRPLDGAQFYIPNEWVAALAKKYPEQVIPACSIHPGRSDAMDELERCIDAGMPVMKLLPNCLNIDYDDDRYLPFWQRVADAGMILLSHTGGEMTVKVYDPSFGDPKKLATVLDCGVTVIAAHAAGRSGLFDPDWTEDLIAMFGRYPHLYTDNSALCTPNRARTLKHLFSEDVQSRVIHGSDYPVPVSGFGPWMVGKLGWSQYRALSQEKNILQHDLMLKREMGFDAGVFTRMDALLQRG
- a CDS encoding AAA family ATPase, whose protein sequence is MSESNEPAAEWEKIQESVAEIRRQTARVIVGQEAVVEEMLVSLLCRGHCLLTGVPGLAKTLLVSTLGQILGLKFNRIQFTPDLMPTDIVGSEILQTGDAGGREFEFVHGPIFANLILADEINRTPPKTQAALLEAMQEKQVTVMGQSRQLDEPFIVFATQNPIEHEGTYPLPEAQLDRFFFNVMIDYPSIQDEEEIIHRTTGRVADQAETILDAEGVLALQDATHDVPLPDNVVKYILKVVHRSRPHTDAATDFINNYVDYGAGPRASQCLARASRALALLRGRSAASIEEVKDVALPVLRHRVIPNYNATGEGISVEDVIGKLLAD